Proteins from a genomic interval of Desulfuromonas acetexigens:
- a CDS encoding fumarylacetoacetate hydrolase family protein: MHTVRLKGTSKTLRVGKVICLARNYSEHIKELGNAVPEKPVLFIKPASSIIGRHEAVVIPAFSQDCQHEVELAVLIGKWGKNISAKEALNHVAGYGVALDMTLRDVQNELKQKGLPWEIAKGFDTACPLSDFVPAAEVGDPHNLRITLKVNEQLRQDGNTAQMMRRIPEIIQAVSEIFTLEEGDVILTGTPSGVGAVKSGDRMLAEIEKVGCLETPVQ, from the coding sequence ATGCATACCGTCCGCCTGAAAGGAACCTCGAAAACCCTGCGCGTCGGCAAGGTCATCTGCCTGGCCCGCAACTACTCGGAACATATCAAGGAACTCGGCAACGCCGTGCCCGAGAAGCCGGTGCTTTTCATCAAGCCCGCCAGCAGCATCATCGGCCGGCACGAAGCGGTCGTCATTCCCGCCTTCTCCCAGGACTGCCAGCACGAGGTGGAACTGGCGGTACTGATCGGCAAGTGGGGGAAGAACATCAGCGCCAAAGAGGCCCTGAATCACGTCGCCGGTTACGGCGTCGCCCTCGACATGACCTTGCGCGACGTGCAGAACGAACTGAAACAGAAAGGCCTGCCCTGGGAAATCGCCAAGGGTTTCGATACCGCCTGCCCCCTTTCGGATTTCGTTCCCGCCGCCGAGGTAGGCGACCCGCACAATCTGCGCATCACCCTCAAGGTCAACGAGCAGCTGCGGCAGGACGGCAACACCGCGCAGATGATGCGGCGCATCCCCGAGATCATTCAGGCGGTATCGGAAATCTTCACCCTGGAGGAAGGGGATGTGATTCTCACCGGCACCCCATCCGGCGTCGGCGCGGTGAAGAGCGGCGACCGCATGCTGGCGGAGATCGAGAAGGTCGGCTGTCTGGAGACTCCGGTACAATGA
- a CDS encoding type II toxin-antitoxin system RelE family toxin → MAWRIEFDPGAVDDLAQLDRSVQKRILKVLRERIAPLDAPRCLGAALRGNELGRFWKYRIGDYRLICDIQDQTIRILVLRIGHRREVYK, encoded by the coding sequence TTGGCCTGGCGGATTGAGTTCGATCCGGGAGCGGTCGACGACCTGGCCCAGCTCGACCGGTCGGTGCAAAAACGGATTCTCAAGGTGTTACGCGAACGCATCGCGCCTTTGGACGCCCCCCGTTGCCTGGGCGCGGCTCTGCGCGGCAACGAACTGGGTCGTTTCTGGAAATACCGTATCGGCGATTACCGTCTGATCTGCGATATTCAGGATCAGACGATCCGCATTCTGGTGTTGCGCATCGGCCACCGTCGCGAGGTCTACAAGTAA
- a CDS encoding RCKP-type rubredoxin-like domain-containing protein, which translates to MAIWRCEQCGFEKEGRCKPKKCPTCNAPTNFVKK; encoded by the coding sequence ATGGCGATCTGGCGCTGCGAGCAATGCGGTTTTGAGAAGGAAGGCCGCTGCAAGCCGAAAAAATGCCCCACCTGCAACGCCCCGACCAACTTCGTCAAGAAGTAG
- a CDS encoding trimeric intracellular cation channel family protein, whose protein sequence is MSFLYALDLIGTAAFAASGALAGVRRNMDLLGVLVLGTVTATGGGTLRDILLGDFPPFCFKNETYLYISLGISLLVFFQHHRFDAFKNPLLYFDAVGLGTFVVIGTGKALDFNMGFIGAVTMGIMTATAGGVTRDVLSNRIPLILRKEVYASACLAGAVLMTVLHKTALHPSLTASLAALTVILLRLLAIRHNWSLPKAKVPN, encoded by the coding sequence GTGAGCTTTCTCTACGCCCTCGATCTCATCGGCACCGCCGCGTTTGCCGCCTCCGGCGCCCTGGCCGGTGTGCGTCGCAACATGGACCTGCTCGGGGTGCTGGTCCTCGGTACCGTCACCGCCACCGGCGGCGGCACCCTGCGCGATATCCTCCTCGGTGACTTCCCCCCCTTTTGCTTCAAGAACGAAACCTATCTTTACATCTCCCTGGGGATTTCCCTGCTGGTCTTCTTCCAACACCACCGCTTCGACGCCTTTAAAAATCCCCTGCTTTATTTCGACGCTGTCGGCCTCGGCACCTTCGTCGTCATCGGCACCGGCAAGGCCCTCGATTTCAACATGGGTTTTATCGGCGCGGTGACCATGGGGATCATGACCGCCACCGCCGGCGGGGTCACCCGCGACGTCCTCTCCAACCGCATTCCGCTGATTCTGCGCAAAGAGGTCTACGCCTCGGCCTGTCTGGCGGGGGCGGTACTCATGACGGTGCTGCACAAGACCGCTCTGCACCCGAGCCTGACGGCATCCTTGGCGGCCTTGACCGTCATCCTCCTACGCCTACTGGCGATCCGCCACAACTGGTCGCTGCCCAAGGCCAAAGTGCCGAACTGA
- a CDS encoding CxxxxCH/CxxCH domain c-type cytochrome, producing MALVTGVLLLLALPGASRADNATTAGPATATPGKATKVAGAAKITVNIPYSGDANGDNTALIEWDEDGGDWSSLLGSQALAHSINPYNYEITGLDNAVSYQIRVTISDPDGGSNLVQTLTGLKPYNRLLHNAVSTGSGKWGGNWGLIDENSRYGEISCSTCHTTSTGNIKRVKETVTAANSPTHDFPGSAVEFLDARDGSAHFGDDSGARTDSNRICEVCHSLNKFHNFSISNNTSNTHQNETNCVRCHKHSQGFMGSGCDGCHGGDIAGATSGNFWPSSTGETTDTVNSANDAGEHTAHMQALAAKIYNESIAELLNTTGNGTSSEKQKALCAYCHANPGADADHGDGDHAEVAFLRIWDGAADGAPLAAFNYDYTTPTTATCSNIDCHNNKTTATAHGWYAGGSTSCLICHTEDRTTPNSSAIADPVSGLHLADTNAPDVEAHNGSFGGGSYGCISCHTETPTDVHLNGVANTPATATFAFSPDVTVNLEGLDDETDNTCTTDCHSDGGKWARLWSTEAFDALPEGWTTDSELPGNCKTCHGVFGAWVEGTSHAGTSGAQASIMGTSHNSQGAVKPGAACEDCHVYPSRSDLHKDGAITLNDSDNEVDPTRTTVESTNYIYCQACHDSSLYPPNAESRVFPESTAFPYAEVSGAYKIVGGCSSGIAGCHGDTSNNWWPNNPSSDPVNYPNRAGAHPQHNITIGKLLAQARTGDPNATPIQEDYNNTCKFCHPMKDAGGIMASVQHKNARTEVFGGFVYPFADGKGVVSDASNPATTDWGSSYDTNPDDGFIYQLENLSTPAWEYPLDKDGNYRQFLYGYRGDSAVRHGSCSNIACHSNAPFTPQWYGDEQPPGTVGSLTAATHDPTPDHQGGVTDKPGTVLLTWLAPGDNGDMDGTAYEYEVYYSTSGPINAGNLNAATRAGGAPSPLRRGSSQSMVVDGLTPGSSYWFAVRAKDQPRYDDLNHDGLRETFIHNGLYSPLVSTDSATTAHADDVPPIFWGLDSARSHDSGGTINLSWNAARDHTLPITYRVYWSEYSLKTHLAHGGTLPEPDANALAGGVSSFSYGVWQGENPPVPGGGDYVIYMTTTHALHYQVSGLGSGSLYNFLVRAQDAVATPNVDGNREVAMALPTQLPQEPNITNLYLMNGASTLTPQASPTAPDWGVTDGTIQLTGTGSVTFTAPSAINTTRPTWVQGISFAMQVKNEDRRSPQSFSIQLGYNNGSFQTLGNPISVGIGRRARRVMNIGLASAAGQVPAGARLAVQIKRTTSSGSSSAITFTWGSSTTKGQILFNAQPINRAPSKPVIQALSRATGGYVQVRWNPSTDGGDGGQSLHYDIYGSCDGGTSWPYIIGLNLKDADAPTGIRWDTVGDGLSGATFNCQVKVEASDDFLYEAVPGSKAWSSHTLSDPASVTLNNSQDDEPPAAPTINHIETRPKQGSIYLEWIAVGNDGVNHGSRAAYYDIRFRKTANGLLNDSNWNDVNTVKADGAPVPNFSGIGESFEVLNMAPDIDYSLALKACDRGEDNIVFTADDNCSPLSPVETHKSGQYYCGVCHSTPPDEPDTRGTHREHGYTLDDCAKCHGDGTNPEGNDVRLYDGRHYDGFVNIGWGRDAGGNQLALQKLALQSGGAGVSVSQGGSLIYQDTDGAGGYNGGATFNPDLPLVNTDSGTCMNFTAVNASGCHGTFSPKWESDTSAAKKEPHCADCHGANGLAAPDSRNLDPYNRPWDDSTDGIPSDQVKASPPVANHGGTTTSDRYVGAHERHLNASFRFAKGDSCRLCHRETMESGLHADRVVDIRFDVSADKSNTEKATVSYDLIGDGKGVSCSSLNNTFCHDTGARWAEPGTKCNNCHGMAGKSYVVGAGTSEIGHVKDGGTVRDCIYCHVAGHPQSPDGINSGTAEALLINNNSAVGINYRSGGIHLRKVIGGRSAMNDGSLIDTLAETCWGCHEDQSPVVSEWEYNNRTSTGSSPYHYGKLNQTSWVGATWSSGYGLTNNDPFYYKRGKIQSIHTANPTGTSQVVWNSTRGRYDEVADPVDKIRCSYCHDVHNLNLTPGDTMTGPPYLRGTWMGNPYEEDGAPYNKVYAANTIMGAVPRGGTAYNQLGGYYIDQNNVRPGTGKTTPVSAQYPTAGWTLESSAGLCTLCHGTNVDEMDQRKPETDLEEGKLWLGTNGHSNAAIGGTFSMAANIFDYSHGRPEPVNVIYSGRSISDTLWKTNLVADMAMSSQADESKLAAGYRGPYTGKYNPLVPTNAYSFNAYDWGATVDDVTTDQMYHQFSCSKCHNPHASRLPKLMITNCLDIRHNTWDDSQSIPNTQTLYTASALDFVDRNMPAAYYASAQTCHRFDGRRSEGATEADDSRLRGGWNKVTPWVFDNLNNVEHKGSKDPTYISRPGN from the coding sequence ATGGCACTCGTGACCGGGGTTCTGCTGCTGCTCGCCCTGCCCGGCGCGAGTCGGGCGGACAACGCCACCACCGCCGGACCGGCGACGGCGACGCCGGGGAAGGCGACCAAAGTCGCCGGAGCGGCGAAGATCACCGTCAATATTCCGTACAGCGGCGACGCCAACGGCGACAACACGGCGCTGATCGAATGGGATGAGGACGGCGGCGACTGGAGCAGCCTGCTCGGCAGCCAGGCCCTGGCCCACAGCATCAACCCTTATAATTACGAGATCACCGGTCTCGACAACGCCGTCAGCTACCAGATCCGCGTCACCATCAGCGATCCCGACGGCGGCAGCAATCTCGTCCAGACCCTGACCGGTCTCAAGCCTTACAATAGGCTGCTGCACAACGCCGTCTCCACCGGCTCCGGTAAATGGGGGGGCAACTGGGGACTGATCGACGAAAACAGCCGCTACGGCGAAATCTCCTGCTCCACCTGCCACACCACCAGCACCGGCAACATCAAGCGTGTCAAAGAAACAGTCACCGCCGCCAATTCTCCGACACACGACTTCCCCGGCAGCGCCGTGGAATTTCTCGACGCCCGCGACGGCAGCGCCCATTTCGGCGACGACAGCGGCGCCCGCACCGATTCCAACCGCATCTGTGAGGTCTGTCACAGCCTGAACAAATTCCATAATTTCTCAATCAGCAACAACACCAGCAATACCCACCAGAATGAGACAAACTGTGTTCGCTGCCACAAGCACAGCCAGGGATTCATGGGCAGCGGCTGCGATGGCTGCCACGGCGGGGACATCGCCGGCGCCACTTCCGGCAATTTCTGGCCCAGCAGCACCGGCGAAACAACGGATACGGTCAATTCCGCCAACGACGCCGGCGAACATACGGCCCACATGCAGGCGTTAGCCGCCAAGATTTACAACGAATCCATCGCCGAACTTCTCAACACGACCGGCAACGGGACTTCCAGCGAAAAACAGAAGGCTCTTTGTGCCTATTGCCACGCCAACCCCGGAGCCGATGCCGATCACGGCGACGGCGACCATGCCGAAGTCGCTTTTCTGCGCATCTGGGACGGGGCGGCGGACGGCGCCCCCCTCGCCGCCTTCAACTATGACTACACCACGCCGACAACAGCCACTTGCAGCAATATCGACTGCCATAACAACAAAACCACTGCGACCGCGCACGGCTGGTATGCAGGCGGTTCCACTTCCTGCCTGATCTGTCATACGGAAGATCGCACCACCCCCAACTCCTCGGCCATCGCCGATCCCGTCAGCGGTCTGCATCTTGCCGACACGAATGCTCCCGACGTGGAAGCTCACAACGGTAGTTTCGGCGGCGGTTCCTATGGTTGTATTTCCTGCCATACCGAAACCCCGACAGATGTCCACTTGAACGGAGTGGCCAACACGCCGGCAACCGCCACCTTCGCCTTCTCGCCGGATGTAACCGTTAATCTTGAAGGTCTGGATGACGAAACCGACAATACCTGTACCACCGACTGCCATAGCGACGGCGGCAAATGGGCGCGCCTGTGGAGTACGGAAGCCTTCGATGCCCTGCCGGAAGGGTGGACGACGGACAGCGAACTTCCCGGCAACTGTAAAACCTGTCACGGCGTCTTCGGCGCCTGGGTAGAGGGAACCAGTCACGCGGGGACAAGCGGTGCGCAGGCCTCGATCATGGGGACCTCTCATAACAGTCAGGGTGCCGTGAAACCAGGGGCGGCCTGCGAAGACTGCCATGTCTATCCCTCCCGTTCAGATCTGCATAAAGACGGCGCGATTACCCTGAACGACTCCGACAACGAAGTCGATCCGACACGAACGACCGTCGAATCCACAAACTACATTTACTGTCAGGCCTGCCACGATTCCAGCCTGTATCCGCCTAATGCCGAAAGTCGGGTCTTTCCGGAATCGACGGCATTCCCCTATGCCGAAGTGAGCGGCGCATACAAGATTGTCGGCGGCTGTTCCTCCGGTATCGCCGGCTGTCACGGCGACACTTCGAACAACTGGTGGCCCAACAATCCCAGTTCCGATCCTGTGAATTATCCGAACCGCGCGGGCGCCCATCCGCAGCACAACATCACCATCGGCAAACTGCTGGCCCAGGCCCGCACCGGCGACCCCAACGCCACCCCGATCCAGGAGGACTACAACAATACCTGCAAGTTCTGCCACCCGATGAAAGATGCCGGCGGCATCATGGCTTCGGTCCAGCACAAAAACGCCCGCACCGAGGTTTTCGGCGGTTTTGTTTACCCCTTCGCCGACGGCAAAGGCGTGGTGTCGGACGCCAGCAACCCCGCGACAACCGACTGGGGGAGTTCCTATGACACCAACCCCGATGACGGTTTCATCTACCAACTGGAAAACCTGAGCACACCCGCCTGGGAATATCCGCTCGACAAGGATGGGAACTACCGCCAATTCCTCTACGGTTACCGTGGGGACTCGGCCGTCAGGCACGGCTCCTGCTCCAATATCGCCTGTCACAGCAACGCGCCCTTCACCCCGCAGTGGTACGGCGATGAGCAACCGCCGGGAACGGTCGGTTCATTGACCGCCGCCACCCATGACCCGACGCCCGACCACCAGGGGGGAGTGACCGACAAACCGGGCACGGTTCTTTTGACTTGGCTTGCTCCCGGCGACAACGGCGACATGGACGGCACCGCCTATGAATACGAGGTGTACTACAGCACGTCCGGACCGATCAACGCCGGGAATCTCAACGCCGCTACCCGTGCCGGCGGGGCTCCAAGCCCGCTGCGTCGCGGGTCTTCGCAGAGCATGGTGGTGGACGGACTGACTCCGGGATCGTCTTATTGGTTCGCGGTACGCGCCAAGGACCAGCCCCGTTACGACGACCTGAACCATGACGGACTTCGCGAGACCTTTATCCACAACGGGCTCTATTCGCCCCTGGTCTCGACCGATTCGGCAACGACGGCCCATGCGGACGACGTCCCGCCCATCTTCTGGGGGCTCGATTCCGCCCGCAGCCACGACAGCGGCGGTACCATCAACCTCTCCTGGAATGCGGCCCGCGACCACACTCTGCCCATTACCTATCGGGTCTACTGGAGCGAGTATTCCCTCAAAACCCACCTCGCTCACGGCGGCACCCTGCCCGAACCGGACGCCAATGCCTTGGCCGGCGGCGTCAGCTCGTTCAGTTATGGGGTCTGGCAGGGTGAAAACCCGCCCGTCCCCGGAGGAGGCGACTACGTTATCTATATGACCACCACCCACGCCCTGCACTATCAGGTGAGCGGGCTGGGCAGCGGCAGTCTCTATAACTTCCTGGTTCGCGCCCAGGATGCCGTGGCCACGCCCAATGTCGACGGCAACCGCGAGGTCGCCATGGCGTTGCCCACCCAATTGCCCCAGGAACCGAATATCACCAACCTCTACCTGATGAACGGCGCCAGTACGCTGACGCCCCAGGCCAGCCCAACGGCACCCGATTGGGGGGTAACCGACGGCACGATTCAACTGACCGGAACCGGCAGTGTCACTTTCACCGCACCTTCCGCCATCAACACGACACGACCGACCTGGGTGCAGGGGATCAGCTTCGCCATGCAGGTCAAAAACGAGGATCGGAGATCTCCTCAGAGCTTCAGCATTCAACTGGGGTATAACAACGGTAGTTTCCAAACCCTGGGCAACCCTATTTCCGTCGGCATCGGCCGACGGGCCAGACGGGTCATGAATATCGGCTTGGCCAGCGCGGCCGGGCAGGTGCCGGCTGGTGCCAGACTCGCGGTGCAGATCAAGCGAACCACCTCTTCGGGAAGCAGCTCGGCGATCACCTTCACCTGGGGCAGCAGCACCACCAAGGGACAAATCCTCTTCAATGCCCAGCCGATCAACCGGGCACCGAGCAAACCGGTCATCCAGGCCCTCAGTCGGGCTACGGGCGGGTATGTTCAAGTCAGATGGAATCCCTCGACCGATGGCGGCGACGGTGGACAAAGCCTTCACTACGATATTTATGGGTCTTGCGACGGGGGAACGAGTTGGCCCTATATCATCGGGCTGAACTTGAAAGATGCCGATGCCCCCACCGGCATCCGCTGGGATACCGTCGGCGACGGCCTGAGCGGAGCGACCTTCAATTGTCAGGTCAAAGTCGAGGCTTCCGACGACTTCCTCTATGAAGCGGTGCCGGGGAGTAAGGCTTGGTCAAGCCACACCCTCAGCGATCCGGCATCCGTTACCCTCAACAACAGCCAGGACGACGAACCACCGGCCGCGCCGACGATCAATCATATCGAAACCCGACCCAAACAGGGATCGATCTACCTGGAATGGATTGCCGTCGGCAACGACGGCGTTAATCACGGCAGCCGGGCGGCCTACTACGACATCCGCTTCCGCAAAACGGCAAACGGGCTATTGAACGATTCGAACTGGAATGACGTGAATACGGTGAAAGCGGACGGAGCCCCCGTGCCGAACTTCTCCGGCATCGGCGAATCCTTCGAGGTTCTCAACATGGCGCCGGATATCGACTATTCGCTGGCGCTTAAGGCCTGTGACCGGGGAGAAGACAACATCGTCTTTACCGCCGACGACAACTGCTCGCCCTTGAGCCCGGTGGAAACGCACAAGAGCGGCCAATATTACTGCGGGGTCTGCCATTCGACCCCGCCCGATGAACCGGACACCCGCGGCACCCACCGCGAGCACGGCTACACCCTGGATGACTGCGCCAAATGCCATGGCGACGGCACGAATCCGGAAGGGAATGATGTCCGCCTCTACGATGGCCGCCACTATGACGGTTTCGTCAATATCGGATGGGGTCGGGATGCCGGGGGCAACCAGCTTGCCCTGCAAAAACTGGCGCTACAGAGCGGCGGCGCGGGCGTCAGCGTTTCCCAGGGGGGCAGTCTGATCTACCAGGATACGGATGGGGCCGGCGGCTACAACGGCGGTGCCACCTTCAATCCGGATCTGCCCCTCGTCAACACCGACAGCGGCACATGCATGAATTTCACGGCGGTAAATGCCTCGGGCTGCCACGGCACCTTCTCCCCCAAATGGGAAAGCGACACCAGCGCCGCGAAGAAGGAACCGCACTGCGCCGACTGCCACGGCGCCAACGGTCTGGCCGCCCCGGATAGCCGCAATCTCGACCCGTACAACCGACCCTGGGACGACAGCACCGACGGCATCCCCAGTGATCAGGTCAAGGCCTCGCCGCCGGTGGCCAATCACGGCGGCACGACCACAAGCGACCGTTACGTCGGCGCCCATGAACGCCACCTGAACGCCTCTTTCCGTTTCGCCAAGGGGGATTCCTGTCGACTCTGCCACCGGGAAACGATGGAATCCGGCCTGCATGCCGATCGCGTCGTCGACATCCGCTTCGACGTCTCGGCGGACAAGAGCAATACGGAAAAAGCCACGGTCAGTTACGATCTGATCGGCGATGGGAAAGGGGTTTCGTGCAGCAGCCTGAACAACACCTTCTGTCACGACACCGGCGCCCGCTGGGCCGAACCGGGAACGAAATGCAACAACTGTCACGGCATGGCCGGTAAGAGCTATGTCGTCGGCGCGGGAACCAGCGAAATCGGTCACGTCAAGGACGGCGGCACGGTTCGGGATTGTATTTACTGCCATGTGGCGGGGCACCCCCAGTCCCCCGACGGTATCAACTCGGGTACGGCGGAGGCGCTGCTGATCAACAACAATTCGGCGGTAGGCATCAACTACCGTTCGGGCGGCATCCATCTGCGTAAAGTCATCGGCGGTCGCTCGGCCATGAACGACGGTTCGCTCATCGACACCCTCGCCGAAACCTGTTGGGGATGCCATGAAGATCAAAGTCCCGTGGTTTCGGAATGGGAATACAACAACCGGACGTCAACCGGCAGCAGTCCCTATCACTACGGCAAACTGAATCAAACCAGCTGGGTCGGGGCCACCTGGTCGAGCGGCTACGGGTTGACTAACAACGACCCCTTCTACTACAAACGGGGGAAAATCCAGTCAATCCATACAGCCAACCCGACCGGCACCTCACAGGTCGTCTGGAACTCCACAAGGGGCCGTTATGACGAAGTCGCCGACCCGGTCGACAAGATCCGTTGTTCCTATTGCCATGACGTGCACAACCTGAATCTGACCCCCGGCGACACCATGACCGGCCCCCCCTATTTGCGGGGCACCTGGATGGGCAATCCCTATGAGGAAGATGGCGCGCCTTATAATAAAGTCTATGCCGCAAACACGATAATGGGAGCAGTTCCTCGTGGCGGTACCGCCTACAACCAGTTGGGCGGGTATTACATCGATCAGAACAATGTTCGTCCCGGCACTGGCAAGACAACACCAGTATCCGCCCAATATCCGACCGCCGGCTGGACCCTGGAATCTTCCGCCGGACTCTGCACCCTGTGCCACGGCACGAATGTCGATGAGATGGACCAGCGGAAACCGGAAACCGACCTCGAGGAAGGCAAGCTCTGGCTGGGAACCAACGGCCACAGCAATGCCGCGATCGGCGGAACCTTCTCGATGGCGGCGAACATTTTCGACTACAGCCACGGCCGACCAGAGCCTGTAAATGTGATTTACTCTGGACGGTCAATTTCGGATACGCTCTGGAAAACTAATTTAGTTGCTGACATGGCCATGTCGTCCCAAGCAGATGAATCAAAACTCGCAGCAGGATATCGCGGTCCATATACCGGCAAATACAACCCTCTGGTACCTACTAATGCCTATTCTTTCAATGCTTACGACTGGGGTGCGACCGTGGATGACGTCACCACCGACCAGATGTATCACCAGTTCAGCTGCTCCAAGTGCCACAACCCGCACGCCTCGCGACTGCCGAAGCTGATGATCACCAACTGTCTCGACATTCGCCACAACACCTGGGACGACAGTCAGTCGATACCCAACACGCAGACCTTATATACGGCGAGCGCCCTCGACTTCGTGGACCGCAACATGCCCGCCGCCTACTACGCCTCGGCCCAAACCTGCCACCGCTTCGACGGCAGGCGTAGCGAAGGAGCGACCGAGGCCGACGACAGCCGACTTCGCGGGGGTTGGAACAAAGTCACGCCCTGGGTTTTTGACAACCTGAACAACGTCGAACACAAAGGGAGCAAGGATCCGACCTATATTTCACGCCCGGGTAACTAA
- the relB gene encoding type II toxin-antitoxin system RelB family antitoxin has product MLAVRIPADIENRLEELARKTGRTKTYYVREALTEYLAALEDHYLAEERLRENRPAIPLDEVERTLGLAD; this is encoded by the coding sequence ATGCTCGCGGTAAGAATCCCCGCCGACATCGAAAATCGCCTGGAGGAACTGGCCCGAAAAACCGGCCGCACCAAGACCTACTATGTGCGCGAAGCACTGACCGAGTATCTGGCCGCCCTTGAAGATCATTATCTGGCCGAGGAACGCCTGCGGGAAAACCGGCCGGCCATCCCCCTGGACGAGGTGGAGCGTACTCTTGGCCTGGCGGATTGA
- a CDS encoding rhomboid family intramembrane serine protease — protein MLLPVGDTPNPPGIPYATYLLIGLNVAVFLLIAVPLSGTRPELADPLLHEYLRVAGAKTPQAARILFQQLSAYDLYVFRHGFRPGSPDLSTLFSAMFLHGGWMHLFGNMLFLYIFGDNVEHRLGRFRFLLAYLGMGVLSTLFFALFVPSSQVPLVGASGAISGVLGCYYLWFPRNQIKIFVFLFPLLVTTFLVPARLVLGFYLLVDNLLPFLLDAGGNGGVAHGAHIGGFIAGLAIAWGLDRAPERRWRRGSEVAAGAGGDPGENLRQALVGDDLALADALYRQLGDRQARARLASETWLDLGEFYLTHRRFDPALGLFRRFIAERPADPGLDRAYLGAGKALIHQPRCITSAYHYFLAALDLARTPERAEEARLHLRGIERLGGKGPGTRQEKC, from the coding sequence ATGTTACTGCCGGTCGGCGATACCCCCAACCCGCCGGGGATCCCCTATGCCACCTATCTGCTCATCGGCCTCAACGTCGCCGTTTTCTTGCTCATTGCTGTCCCTTTAAGCGGCACCCGTCCCGAACTCGCCGACCCCCTGTTGCACGAATACCTGCGCGTCGCCGGCGCCAAAACACCCCAGGCGGCGCGCATCCTTTTCCAGCAGCTCAGCGCCTACGACCTCTACGTCTTCCGCCACGGTTTTCGCCCCGGTTCTCCCGATCTGAGCACGCTCTTCAGCGCCATGTTCCTGCACGGCGGCTGGATGCACCTGTTCGGCAACATGCTCTTTCTCTACATCTTCGGCGACAACGTCGAGCATCGCCTCGGCCGCTTCCGTTTTCTGCTCGCCTATCTCGGCATGGGGGTCCTCTCGACCCTCTTCTTCGCCCTCTTCGTCCCAAGCTCGCAGGTCCCCTTGGTCGGCGCCTCGGGGGCGATCTCCGGGGTCCTCGGCTGCTATTACTTGTGGTTCCCCCGCAACCAGATCAAGATCTTCGTCTTCCTCTTTCCCCTTCTCGTTACCACCTTTCTCGTCCCGGCGCGGCTGGTTCTCGGTTTCTATCTGCTGGTCGACAACCTCCTGCCCTTTCTCCTCGACGCCGGCGGTAACGGCGGTGTCGCCCACGGCGCTCACATCGGCGGTTTCATCGCCGGTCTTGCCATCGCCTGGGGACTCGATCGCGCGCCCGAACGCCGTTGGCGGCGCGGTTCGGAGGTCGCGGCCGGAGCCGGCGGCGATCCCGGGGAAAATCTCCGTCAGGCCTTGGTCGGCGATGATCTGGCCCTGGCCGATGCCCTCTACCGGCAACTCGGCGACCGTCAGGCGCGGGCGCGCCTCGCCTCGGAAACCTGGCTCGATCTCGGGGAATTCTATCTCACCCATCGCCGCTTCGACCCGGCCCTCGGCCTCTTCCGTCGCTTCATCGCCGAGCGCCCGGCCGACCCCGGCCTCGACCGCGCCTATCTCGGCGCCGGCAAGGCTCTCATCCACCAGCCCCGCTGCATCACCAGCGCCTACCACTACTTTCTCGCCGCCCTCGACCTCGCCCGCACCCCCGAACGGGCCGAGGAAGCCCGCCTGCATCTGCGCGGCATCGAACGGCTGGGGGGAAAGGGGCCGGGGACGCGGCAGGAAAAATGTTGA